The Meiothermus ruber DSM 1279 genome includes the window GGCGGCCAGCACGTCGCGCGCCCCGTTGGCCCAGGCCGCCGGCGGGAACCAGCCCTGCTCGTCCCCGATGGGAGGGGCATGGCGGGGGCGGAAGAAGTCGGCGATGCACAGATGGCGCGAGCCGGCCCCCATCTGGCGGGGGAAGTTGAAACGAAACAGCTCGGCCCCCGAGTCGGGGTCGAAGACGATCAGCTCGTTTTTGTCCGAGGCCACCGGCCAGTAGCCGTAGACCACTGCGGGCTCGAGCCACCCCTCGGCCATGGCCTGCAAGACCATCTCCTCGAACATGGGCTCGGCCAGCCGCTCGAGGTAGGCCTCGTACTCGGGCTGGCTCATCTCGCCCTTGCGGAAGCCCCACTGCCCGCGGAAGAGGGCGTTTTTGTTGACGTAGCGGGAGATGACCCCAATCTCCAGTTCGCTCTTGTCCACCACCCGGCGGCCCCAGAAGGGCGGCCTGGGGATGCGGGGGGCGGGGGGGGTGTTGGAAGGGATGTACTCTGAACCGGCCATCAGCTTCTCCTGCAAGATTTCATAGGCGGTTTTGTATTTGTGGCCGCTCACCTCGCGGCTGGTAAGGCGGGGCGGGGCATGCCCGGTCAGCTCTTCCATGAGCTGCAGGCCATCGAAGGCATCGGAAGCATAATAAACCTGGCCGGTGGTGTATACCCGGCGCAGGTCGTTTTCCACGTAGTGCCGGTTGAGCGCGGCCCCACCCAGCACCACCGGCAGGCTGATGCCTCGAGCCGCCATGTACTCGAGGTTCTCCTTCATCACCACGGTGCTTTTGACCAGGAGCCCGCTCATCCCCACCACGTCGGGCCGGTGCTCCTCCACCGCGGCCAGAATCTCCTCAATGGGCTTTTTGATGCCCAGGTTAATCACCTTGTAGCCGTTGTTGGAGAGGATGATGTCCACCAGGTTCTTGCCGATGTCGTGCACGTCCCCCTTGACCGTGGCGATCACCATGGTGCCCTTGTGAACGCCCTCGAGCTTTTCCATGCGGGGCTCGAGGTAGCGCACCGCAGCCTTCATGGTCTCGGCGGCCTGCAGCACGAAGGGCAGTTGCATCTTGCCCGCACCGAACAGATCGCCCACCACCTTCATGCCTTCCAGCAGAATCTGGTTGATGATCTCCACCGGGCTGTACTTTCCCAGGGCCTGTTCCAGGTCGGCCTCGAGGCCCACCTTGCGCCCCTCGATGATGCGCTTCTTGAGGCGCTCCTCGAGCTCGAGGCCGGCCAGCGGGTCGCGGGCTTGGGCCTTGTCCACCTTGTTTTTGGCGAAGTAGTCGACGTAAGCAAAAAGCGGGTCGTGGATCACCTCGCCGGCGGGCCCAAACTGCCGCCGGTCGTAGATCAGGTCCAGGGCCAGCTGGTACTGCTCCTGGGGAATCTGGTTGATGGGCAGAATTTTCCCGGCGTTCAGGATGGCCGCGGTCAGGCCGGCCCGGATGCACTCATCCAGAAACACCGAGTTCAAGACCACCCGGGCCTGCGGTGAGAGCCCGAACGATACGTTGGAGATGCCCAGAATAAAGCCCACCTCGGGAAGCTGCTGGCGGAGCTGGCGGATGCCCTCGATGGTCCAGAGGGCCAGCTTGCGGGTATCCTCGTCGCCCTGGGTGATGGGGAAGGTGAGCAGGTCGAACAGAATGGACTCACCCGCGATGCCGTGCACCTGGGTCAGCCGCTCGTAGATGCGCAGGGCGATCTCCACCTTGCGCTCCACGGTTTTGGCCATGCCGGCTTCCTTGTCCTCGTCAATGGTCAGGGCCACCAGGGCCGCGCCGTGCCGCTTGGCTAAGGCCGCCACCCGGTCGAACTTCTCCAGGCCGTCCTCCAGGTTGATGGAGTTCAGAATGGCCCGCCCCCCCAGGTGCTTGAGGGCCTCCTCCATCACCTCGGGCTGGGTGGTGTCCACCATGATGGGGATCGGCACGCTGGTGGCAAAGCGCTTGAGCACCTCGCGCATGTCGCGCACCTCGTCGCGCCCGGTCCAGGCCACCGAGACGTCCAGCACGTGGGCCCCTTCGGCCACCTGTTCGTTGGCCAGCGCCTCCATGCCGTCGAAGTCGCCCGCA containing:
- the metH gene encoding methionine synthase, which gives rise to MSVSAPRDFFAEQGVEPLTAQGYAREARAQAFPYLKTLSERVLVYDGAMGTEIFKYNLGDADFGGPQYNGCPEILNRTRPDVIAAIHRSYLEAGADVIETNSFGSMPHVLAEYGLEAEAEDLAYAAAQIARSEADKKSAEKPRFVAGSLGPGTKLISLGQIGWKEMFESYRTAARGLIRGGVDLLIIETCQDVLQVRCAVLASRQAMQDLGREVPLQVQVTFEATGTLLVGSDDGAALTVLESLPVDVVGINCAVGPDLMDSHIRHFCQHSTRWVACLPNAGLPRNEGGRAVFDLTPAELARWQLKFVREYGLNVVGGCCGTGPEHIRALVEALGGCHTPPLRSSQQAQTPSPLGQVASLYQSVPLRQDTGILIVGERTNATGSKKFRELLFAGDFDGMEALANEQVAEGAHVLDVSVAWTGRDEVRDMREVLKRFATSVPIPIMVDTTQPEVMEEALKHLGGRAILNSINLEDGLEKFDRVAALAKRHGAALVALTIDEDKEAGMAKTVERKVEIALRIYERLTQVHGIAGESILFDLLTFPITQGDEDTRKLALWTIEGIRQLRQQLPEVGFILGISNVSFGLSPQARVVLNSVFLDECIRAGLTAAILNAGKILPINQIPQEQYQLALDLIYDRRQFGPAGEVIHDPLFAYVDYFAKNKVDKAQARDPLAGLELEERLKKRIIEGRKVGLEADLEQALGKYSPVEIINQILLEGMKVVGDLFGAGKMQLPFVLQAAETMKAAVRYLEPRMEKLEGVHKGTMVIATVKGDVHDIGKNLVDIILSNNGYKVINLGIKKPIEEILAAVEEHRPDVVGMSGLLVKSTVVMKENLEYMAARGISLPVVLGGAALNRHYVENDLRRVYTTGQVYYASDAFDGLQLMEELTGHAPPRLTSREVSGHKYKTAYEILQEKLMAGSEYIPSNTPPAPRIPRPPFWGRRVVDKSELEIGVISRYVNKNALFRGQWGFRKGEMSQPEYEAYLERLAEPMFEEMVLQAMAEGWLEPAVVYGYWPVASDKNELIVFDPDSGAELFRFNFPRQMGAGSRHLCIADFFRPRHAPPIGDEQGWFPPAAWANGARDVLAAQVVTMGRKVSQVAQELFQSDAYQDYLYLHGFSVEMAEALAEYWHKRIRQQLDIAQDDATSLEELFRQGYQGSRYSFGYPACPRLEDQKYLQELLQWQEIGVELSEEYQLHPEQSTSAIVVHHPAAKYFNL